A region from the Paraburkholderia youngii genome encodes:
- a CDS encoding MFS transporter, producing the protein MTVAQSQKALIAPLIVACAMFMESVDANVIVTALPAMARDFARDPVTLKIAVTSYVLGLGVFIPVCGWLADKFGARTVFRTAIGIFVTGSLLCAASNSLATFTVARFIQGVGGAMMVPVGRIIIFRVVEKADFIRAMNYLSVPAMLGPAAGPLLGGFITTYLHWRLIFFINVPIGILGIYLTNRYIANTREPDPGPLDWIGFLLSAAGAVLLLLGLSLVGGELISNTDAFGMCALGATLLAIYVVYAQRVALPLLDLRFFKAPTFQASVLGGSLFRIGLGALPFLLPLLLQEGHGMSAFQSGLITCASAFGGMFMRTIASTVLRRFGFRQVLVFNAALSGISIAACGLFFPHTPTWIIWVVVLLGGFFPALQFTSLNSLTYAEIASRDVGRATSLGSVVQQMSLGLGVTVGGIVLQISRALHGHPSITWSDFWPAFLVVGLCSFASIPVTLRLPRGAGSEISRGGRG; encoded by the coding sequence ATGACCGTCGCCCAGTCTCAGAAAGCTCTGATTGCGCCCCTTATCGTCGCGTGCGCGATGTTCATGGAAAGCGTCGACGCCAACGTGATCGTCACCGCGCTGCCGGCCATGGCGCGCGATTTCGCCCGCGACCCGGTCACGCTGAAAATCGCGGTCACGAGCTACGTGCTCGGGCTCGGCGTGTTCATCCCGGTCTGCGGCTGGCTCGCCGACAAGTTCGGCGCCCGCACCGTGTTCCGCACGGCGATCGGCATCTTCGTCACGGGCTCGCTGTTGTGCGCGGCGTCGAACTCGCTTGCCACTTTCACGGTTGCGCGTTTCATTCAGGGCGTCGGCGGCGCGATGATGGTGCCGGTCGGGCGGATCATCATCTTTCGCGTGGTGGAAAAAGCCGACTTCATCCGCGCGATGAACTATCTGAGCGTGCCCGCGATGCTCGGCCCCGCTGCGGGTCCGCTGCTCGGCGGCTTCATCACCACGTATCTGCACTGGCGTCTGATCTTCTTCATCAACGTGCCGATCGGCATTCTCGGCATTTATCTGACCAATCGCTATATCGCCAATACGCGCGAACCGGACCCCGGCCCGCTCGACTGGATCGGCTTCCTGCTGTCGGCGGCGGGCGCGGTGCTGCTGCTGCTCGGTTTGTCGCTGGTCGGCGGCGAACTGATTTCCAATACCGACGCGTTCGGCATGTGCGCGCTCGGCGCGACGCTGCTCGCGATCTACGTCGTGTACGCGCAGCGCGTCGCGCTGCCGCTGCTCGACTTGCGCTTTTTCAAGGCGCCGACTTTCCAGGCGAGCGTGCTCGGCGGCTCGCTGTTTCGCATCGGTCTCGGCGCGCTGCCGTTCCTTCTGCCGCTGCTGCTGCAGGAAGGCCACGGCATGAGCGCGTTCCAATCGGGGCTGATCACCTGCGCGTCCGCGTTCGGCGGCATGTTCATGCGCACGATCGCCTCCACCGTGCTGCGCCGCTTCGGCTTTCGCCAGGTGCTCGTGTTCAACGCGGCGCTGTCGGGCATTTCGATCGCCGCGTGCGGACTCTTTTTCCCGCACACGCCGACGTGGATCATCTGGGTCGTTGTGCTGCTCGGCGGCTTCTTCCCTGCATTGCAATTCACCAGCCTCAATTCGCTGACCTACGCGGAGATTGCGAGCCGCGACGTCGGCCGCGCGACGAGTCTCGGCAGCGTCGTGCAGCAGATGTCGCTCGGTCTCGGCGTGACGGTCGGCGGGATCGTGCTGCAGATTTCGCGCGCGCTGCATGGACATCCGAGCATCACGTGGTCGGATTTCTGGCCCGCGTTTCTGGTGGTCGGGCTGTGCTCGTTCGCGTCGATTCCGGTCACGCTGCGCTTGCCGCGCGGCGCGGGCTCGGAGATTTCGCGAGGCGGGCGCGGCTGA